A region of Pyxidicoccus parkwaysis DNA encodes the following proteins:
- a CDS encoding GRAS family protein, producing MRTPKDTLLLRSLEHSLAGRPAEAAQALFSLHALLDVHEEPEDLHYLLFARALSRRLEGSGAVTRNPYLDSEQEQEARQIDLFRLLMTHMPLASAADAVANALLVGLLRGHSEATLLDVGIGQARQDCGLLRELAKAGALPKRLTLVGVDPSGASLGQAEGAVAEVAREVGVAVRFVGLETPVESLADATWAALRGVPRPLVVNAAFALHHVAETPDSGGAARDRVLRRLRALEPTGLVLCEPNVDHHRAPVRERFRNAWNHFTRIFELLDTLDVPKQERAAIKRFFGREVDDVVGTVDESARCERHETAQSWLDRLRRAGFEPLETLARVRPSDVHPAVTLRREPGFVGISYRDDTLVAVLGARPVEGHR from the coding sequence ATGCGCACGCCCAAGGACACGCTGTTGCTCCGAAGCCTGGAGCACTCGCTGGCGGGACGGCCGGCGGAGGCAGCGCAGGCGCTCTTCTCCCTGCACGCGCTGCTGGACGTGCACGAGGAGCCGGAGGACCTGCACTACCTCCTCTTCGCCCGGGCACTCTCCCGGCGGCTGGAGGGCTCGGGCGCGGTGACGCGCAATCCCTATCTCGACTCGGAGCAGGAGCAGGAGGCCCGGCAGATTGACTTGTTCCGCCTGCTGATGACGCACATGCCGCTGGCGTCGGCGGCGGACGCGGTGGCCAACGCGCTGCTGGTGGGGCTGCTGCGCGGGCACTCCGAGGCGACGCTGTTGGACGTGGGCATCGGCCAGGCGCGGCAGGACTGCGGGTTGCTGCGCGAGTTGGCGAAGGCGGGCGCGCTGCCCAAGCGGCTGACGCTGGTGGGCGTGGACCCGAGCGGCGCCAGCCTGGGACAGGCGGAGGGCGCGGTGGCGGAGGTGGCGCGCGAGGTGGGCGTGGCCGTGCGCTTCGTGGGGCTGGAGACGCCGGTGGAGTCGCTGGCGGACGCGACGTGGGCGGCGCTGCGCGGCGTGCCGAGGCCGCTGGTGGTGAACGCGGCCTTCGCGCTGCACCACGTGGCGGAGACGCCGGACAGCGGAGGCGCGGCGCGGGACAGGGTGCTGCGGCGCCTGCGCGCGCTGGAGCCGACGGGGCTGGTGCTGTGCGAGCCCAACGTGGACCACCACCGCGCGCCGGTGCGCGAGCGCTTCCGGAATGCGTGGAACCACTTCACGCGCATATTCGAATTGCTGGACACGCTGGACGTGCCGAAGCAGGAGCGCGCGGCAATCAAGCGCTTCTTCGGCCGCGAGGTGGATGACGTGGTGGGCACGGTGGACGAGTCCGCCCGCTGCGAGCGCCACGAGACGGCGCAGTCGTGGCTGGACAGGCTGCGCCGCGCGGGCTTCGAGCCGCTGGAGACACTGGCGCGCGTGCGGCCCTCGGACGTGCACCCGGCGGTGACGCTGAGACGCGAGCCGGGCTTCGTGGGAATCTCCTACCGGGACGACACGCTGGTGGCGGTGCTGGGCGCGCGTCCGGTGGAGGGACATCGATGA